Proteins from a genomic interval of Desulfurobacterium sp. TC5-1:
- a CDS encoding amino acid--tRNA ligase-related protein: MLDLGILKLRDSLLDVIRLFFRERKFIEVDTPVLVPYENPDDNVDNVRAVFKDFSGKRHRFFLHTSPEFFMKRLVWHGCERIFQICKVFRDGETGDLHNVEFTMVEWYRAGGNYSDGMEETESIVKAVFEKGKELGFNPDFSLDFEKMTVEEAFREFAGVDVFDEDAVKRKANLDSYEDAFFFLLVDKVEKGLSRINSPVFLHDYPERFSAMAKVKNGKAERFELYIKGVEIANGYSELTDYNSYLGKFLKKGVKAVDKGFLRLLKDRPLPESEGVALGFDRLLMKVAGKESIKEVIPFTAAELIGEVSFGKAD; the protein is encoded by the coding sequence TTGCTTGACTTGGGTATTTTAAAGTTAAGGGATTCTCTGCTTGACGTCATCCGATTGTTCTTCCGGGAGAGAAAGTTTATAGAGGTAGATACACCCGTACTTGTCCCCTATGAAAACCCCGATGATAACGTAGATAATGTAAGGGCTGTTTTTAAAGATTTTTCAGGGAAAAGGCACCGGTTTTTTCTCCATACATCTCCAGAATTTTTTATGAAAAGGCTCGTATGGCATGGATGTGAGAGAATTTTTCAAATCTGTAAAGTTTTCAGAGACGGTGAAACAGGTGATTTGCACAATGTAGAGTTTACGATGGTTGAGTGGTATAGAGCAGGCGGCAATTACAGTGACGGTATGGAAGAGACTGAAAGTATAGTAAAAGCGGTATTTGAAAAGGGAAAGGAGCTTGGCTTTAATCCCGATTTCTCCCTTGATTTTGAGAAAATGACCGTTGAAGAGGCATTTAGAGAATTTGCAGGTGTTGATGTTTTTGACGAAGATGCAGTTAAAAGAAAAGCCAATTTAGACAGTTACGAAGATGCCTTTTTCTTTCTCCTTGTTGATAAGGTTGAGAAGGGACTTTCCCGTATAAACAGTCCCGTTTTTCTCCACGATTACCCTGAAAGGTTTTCTGCCATGGCAAAGGTTAAAAACGGCAAAGCTGAAAGATTTGAGCTTTACATAAAGGGTGTTGAAATTGCCAATGGATACTCTGAACTTACCGACTACAATTCTTATCTCGGGAAGTTTTTAAAAAAAGGAGTTAAGGCGGTGGATAAAGGTTTTCTCCGTCTCTTAAAAGACAGACCTCTGCCTGAATCTGAAGGTGTTGCACTTGGATTTGATAGACTTTTAATGAAGGTTGCAGGAAAGGAAAGCATAAAAGAGGTTATTCCATTTACAGCAGCTGAACTTATCGGGGAGGTGTCTTTTGGAAAAGCTGATTGA